A genome region from Chthonomonas sp. includes the following:
- the rho gene encoding transcription termination factor Rho, which yields MSPTFRPRKSESGSRRRGTGRTNKPKEGLPQTDVADLENLPELDYNHYEQLSDAELMKVVKKLKMTPEADRSVIVEEILIRTTSEETMEYARGILDLGSDNWGFLRRENYVPSNNDVYVSQAQVKKFGLRSGDTVFGLVRQPKEGEKYRGLLRVESVNGFGTAHTMSQNRRNFDSLTPLFPEERICMEINPENIPARVIDLIAPIGKGSRGLIVAPPKAGKTTIIKTIAAAISANHPEISLLVLLVDERPEEVTDMRRSVKGQVISSTFDEPADNHMRVTELCLEQAKRLVESGKDVVILLDSITRLSRASNLTINPSGRTLSGGLDPAALYRPRRFFGAARNIEEGGSLTIIATALVDTGSKMDDAIFEEFKGTGNMEIVLDRELAERRIWPAIDVRRSSTRHEEKLFAPNQLEGVIQLHRLLANQQNTVEATDQLIKLLKKTPTNQVFLDQIMQRMKATV from the coding sequence ATGAGTCCTACCTTCCGTCCACGTAAGAGCGAGAGCGGTTCGCGCCGCCGCGGCACAGGCCGCACTAACAAGCCGAAAGAGGGGCTGCCACAAACCGACGTGGCCGACCTCGAAAACTTGCCCGAGCTTGATTACAACCATTACGAACAGCTTTCCGACGCCGAGCTAATGAAGGTCGTCAAGAAGCTCAAGATGACCCCCGAAGCCGACCGCTCCGTGATCGTCGAAGAGATTCTCATCCGCACGACTTCCGAAGAAACCATGGAGTACGCCCGAGGCATTCTTGACCTCGGCAGCGACAACTGGGGATTCCTTCGCCGCGAGAACTACGTGCCGAGCAACAACGACGTGTACGTTTCGCAAGCCCAGGTCAAGAAGTTCGGTCTGCGCTCCGGTGACACCGTGTTTGGTCTGGTTCGCCAACCCAAAGAAGGTGAAAAGTACCGCGGCCTGCTCCGCGTGGAATCGGTCAACGGATTCGGCACGGCTCACACGATGAGCCAAAACCGCCGCAATTTCGACTCGCTGACGCCGCTTTTCCCCGAGGAGCGCATTTGCATGGAGATCAATCCGGAGAACATTCCGGCCCGCGTCATTGACCTCATCGCTCCCATCGGCAAGGGCTCGCGCGGCCTCATCGTCGCCCCGCCCAAGGCTGGGAAGACGACCATCATCAAGACGATTGCCGCCGCCATCTCGGCGAATCACCCCGAGATCAGCCTGCTGGTTTTGCTCGTGGACGAACGACCGGAAGAAGTCACCGACATGCGCCGTTCGGTCAAGGGTCAAGTCATCAGCTCGACGTTTGATGAACCCGCCGACAACCACATGCGCGTCACCGAGCTTTGCCTTGAGCAAGCCAAGCGCCTCGTGGAATCCGGCAAGGATGTTGTGATTCTGCTCGACTCGATCACCCGCTTGAGCCGCGCCTCGAACCTGACCATCAACCCCTCGGGCCGTACGCTCTCGGGTGGTCTGGATCCCGCCGCACTCTATCGCCCACGCCGATTCTTTGGTGCGGCCCGCAACATCGAGGAAGGCGGTTCGCTCACGATCATCGCCACCGCACTGGTGGACACCGGCTCCAAGATGGACGACGCGATCTTTGAAGAATTCAAGGGCACCGGCAACATGGAAATCGTGCTGGACCGCGAACTCGCCGAGCGCCGCATTTGGCCGGCGATCGACGTGCGCCGCAGCTCGACTCGCCACGAAGAGAAGCTGTTCGCGCCGAACCAACTGGAAGGCGTGATCCAACTTCACCGCTTGCTGGCGAACCAGCAAAACACGGTCGAAGCCACCGATCAGCTGATCAAGCTGCTGAAGAAGACGCCAACCAACCAGGTGTTCCTCGATCAGATCATGCAGCGCATGAAAGCCACGGTCTAA
- a CDS encoding transcription elongation factor GreA yields the protein MERPELETQYVETYSESAVFGGPVFLTPEGHARLTTELDYLTTVRRAEITDRLRESKDHGEFSEDNQELDETKFEQKLVEDRIKELKLFFANAHILDMDAIPTDHVGPGSLVTVSDANRSIEFAVRIVASIEANPDEDLISDESPMGLALMGAKPGETIEFLAPAGKMKYKVKSISR from the coding sequence ATGGAACGGCCTGAATTAGAAACGCAATATGTGGAGACCTACTCGGAATCGGCGGTCTTCGGGGGGCCGGTATTCCTCACGCCGGAAGGTCATGCCCGGCTCACGACCGAACTTGATTACCTGACGACGGTTCGTCGCGCCGAAATCACCGACCGACTGCGCGAGAGCAAGGATCACGGCGAGTTCAGCGAAGACAACCAGGAACTCGACGAAACCAAATTTGAGCAAAAGCTCGTGGAAGATCGCATTAAGGAACTCAAATTGTTCTTTGCGAACGCCCACATCCTGGACATGGACGCGATTCCGACCGACCACGTGGGCCCGGGCTCGCTGGTGACGGTGAGCGATGCCAACCGGAGCATTGAGTTTGCGGTGCGCATCGTGGCTTCCATTGAAGCGAATCCGGACGAAGACCTGATTAGCGACGAGTCGCCGATGGGTCTGGCCCTGATGGGCGCCAAGCCGGGCGAAACCATTGAGTTCCTCGCCCCGGCCGGCAAAATGAAGTACAAGGTAAAAAGTATTTCACGATGA
- the pruA gene encoding L-glutamate gamma-semialdehyde dehydrogenase, whose protein sequence is MSLGTFRYPLPPNEPVLNYAPGSPERSRLQAVLRELKSESVDVPMIIDGKEVRTGNTKTIHPPHEIAHTLGEFHAGDRTHVEAAIAAALKAQPAWAAMPWEERAAIFLKAADLIATKYRPYMNGTTMLGQSKTAYQAEIDAACEIIDFLRFNVHFLSEIYTQQPISGPGMHNRLEYRPLEGFVLAVTPFNFTAIGGNLPTAPAMCGNVVVWKPANTQIYSAQMFMRILLEAGLPDGVINLVFVDGPTIGDVCFNNRDFAGVHFTGSTGVFNRMWATIGANMSNYRSYPRIVGETGGKDFVIAHPSADADVVATALLRGAFEFQGQKCSAASRAYLPKSLASAVLDKMKSEMATFKMGTPEDFGNFISAVIDEKSFDSIASYIDGAKKDSNVEVAIGGNYDKSKGYFIEPTVLVTKNPQSTTMCEEIFGPVLTVYVYDDAKWSETLRLVNETSPYALTGAVLSRDREAVVEATNALRNAAGNFYINDKPTGAVVGQQPFGGARASGTNDKAGSALNLYRWLSARTIKETYNPPTDYRYPFLQTE, encoded by the coding sequence ATGAGTCTTGGTACCTTTCGATACCCGCTTCCTCCAAACGAACCCGTTCTCAATTACGCGCCGGGCAGCCCCGAGCGAAGCCGGTTGCAAGCTGTCCTCCGCGAGTTGAAATCGGAGTCGGTGGACGTGCCGATGATCATTGACGGCAAGGAAGTGCGGACCGGCAACACCAAGACGATTCATCCGCCGCACGAAATTGCGCACACGCTGGGCGAATTCCACGCTGGCGACCGCACCCATGTCGAAGCGGCGATTGCCGCCGCTCTGAAGGCTCAGCCCGCGTGGGCCGCGATGCCCTGGGAGGAGCGAGCGGCGATCTTCCTTAAGGCAGCCGACCTCATCGCCACGAAGTATCGCCCGTACATGAATGGCACCACGATGCTCGGCCAAAGCAAAACGGCGTACCAAGCCGAGATTGACGCGGCCTGCGAGATCATTGACTTCCTGCGATTTAACGTACACTTTTTGAGCGAAATTTATACACAGCAGCCGATTAGTGGGCCTGGCATGCACAACCGCCTGGAGTATCGCCCGCTTGAAGGTTTTGTCCTCGCGGTCACCCCGTTCAACTTCACCGCGATCGGCGGGAACCTGCCCACCGCCCCGGCCATGTGCGGCAATGTGGTCGTTTGGAAACCAGCCAACACGCAAATATATTCTGCGCAGATGTTCATGCGCATCCTGCTGGAAGCCGGTCTGCCCGACGGCGTGATTAACCTGGTGTTTGTGGATGGCCCGACCATCGGCGACGTGTGCTTCAACAACCGCGACTTCGCCGGGGTGCACTTCACCGGCTCGACCGGCGTGTTCAACCGCATGTGGGCGACCATCGGCGCGAACATGAGCAACTATCGCAGCTACCCGCGCATCGTCGGCGAGACCGGCGGCAAGGACTTTGTGATCGCGCACCCCTCGGCCGACGCCGATGTTGTGGCCACCGCGCTGCTGCGCGGGGCGTTCGAGTTTCAGGGCCAAAAGTGTTCGGCGGCGAGCCGCGCCTACCTGCCCAAGAGCCTGGCCAGCGCCGTGCTGGACAAGATGAAGAGCGAAATGGCGACCTTCAAGATGGGCACACCGGAAGATTTCGGCAACTTCATCTCGGCCGTGATTGACGAGAAATCATTCGACAGCATCGCGAGCTACATTGACGGAGCCAAGAAGGACTCGAATGTAGAAGTCGCCATAGGAGGAAACTATGACAAATCGAAGGGCTACTTCATCGAGCCGACCGTGCTCGTGACCAAGAACCCGCAATCCACCACCATGTGCGAGGAAATCTTCGGGCCGGTCCTGACGGTGTACGTCTACGACGACGCGAAATGGAGCGAAACGTTAAGGTTGGTGAACGAAACTTCACCATATGCATTGACGGGCGCCGTGCTTTCGCGCGACCGCGAGGCCGTAGTTGAAGCTACCAACGCTCTGCGCAACGCCGCCGGTAACTTCTACATCAACGATAAGCCGACCGGTGCTGTGGTTGGCCAGCAGCCCTTCGGTGGAGCCCGCGCAAGCGGCACCAACGACAAGGCGGGCTCGGCGCTGAACCTCTACCGCTGGCTAAGCGCGCGAACGATCAAGGAAACCTATAATCCGCCGACGGACTACCGGTACCCGTTCTTGCAAACCGAGTAG
- a CDS encoding PilT/PilU family type 4a pilus ATPase, producing the protein MQDLCRIAYEHNASDVLVKADSPPMMKQYSVIRPLPGEWPTLTGDQVGNLLGQLMSQRQQKIFEETHEMDLAFQVEDKCRVRTNIYRQRNAPAAVCRVIPLKIRTLEELGLPPVLAEVTKHRQGLVLVTGPTGSGKTTTLAALIDIINQARECHIVTVEDPLEIVHPDKNSYVSQREVGIDTLDFQPALRAVVREAPDVILIGEMRDVITMNVALQAGETGHLVFSTVHTASAYETLDRVINMFPPHEKLYLCQRMGNALRAIVAQKLVPRIDGGRVVCNEILICTPTVTKAIEDGQFGEIYTHMNEGAFWGMQTMNQCLARYVKAGIIAEEVALVYAGVVSELKQLLRQ; encoded by the coding sequence ATGCAAGACCTGTGTCGCATTGCTTACGAGCACAATGCTTCGGACGTGCTCGTGAAGGCCGATTCGCCGCCCATGATGAAGCAGTACAGCGTCATTCGGCCCTTGCCGGGCGAGTGGCCCACGCTCACCGGTGACCAAGTTGGCAACCTGCTGGGCCAACTGATGAGTCAGCGTCAGCAAAAGATTTTCGAAGAAACCCACGAAATGGACCTTGCCTTCCAGGTAGAAGACAAGTGCCGTGTGCGGACCAACATTTACCGCCAGCGCAACGCGCCGGCCGCCGTTTGCCGGGTCATTCCGCTCAAGATTCGCACGCTGGAAGAACTCGGGCTACCGCCGGTTCTCGCCGAAGTCACCAAGCACCGCCAAGGTCTGGTGCTCGTCACTGGACCGACGGGTTCGGGAAAGACCACCACTCTCGCCGCCCTGATTGACATCATCAACCAGGCTCGCGAGTGCCACATCGTTACGGTTGAAGACCCGCTCGAAATCGTCCACCCGGATAAGAACTCGTACGTCAGTCAACGCGAGGTCGGGATCGACACGCTTGACTTCCAACCGGCCCTTCGCGCCGTCGTCCGGGAAGCGCCCGACGTCATCCTGATCGGTGAAATGCGCGACGTCATCACCATGAACGTCGCTCTGCAAGCCGGTGAAACCGGCCACTTGGTCTTCTCCACCGTTCACACCGCGAGCGCCTACGAAACGCTGGACCGTGTCATCAACATGTTCCCGCCGCACGAAAAGCTCTACCTGTGTCAACGGATGGGCAACGCGCTTCGCGCAATCGTCGCCCAAAAGCTGGTGCCCCGCATCGATGGCGGACGCGTCGTGTGCAACGAAATTCTTATCTGCACCCCGACCGTGACCAAGGCGATTGAAGACGGGCAGTTTGGCGAAATTTACACGCACATGAACGAAGGCGCTTTCTGGGGCATGCAAACCATGAACCAGTGCCTTGCGCGCTACGTGAAGGCGGGCATCATCGCCGAAGAAGTGGCCCTGGTCTATGCCGGTGTCGTTTCCGAGCTCAAGCAGCTCCTTCGCCAGTAG
- the hpt gene encoding hypoxanthine phosphoribosyltransferase, translated as MSLLPGEWLEPLLTEDQILTRVKDLAAQIRADYGDEDVLLVGVLKGSYLFLADLARNLGLNASIEFVQVSSYHDQKSTSGVVQIRKDVDTTMEGKHVLIVEDIVDTGLTLKHLKELFEVRRPRSLEVCSLLRKPEAIEHDALVKYVGFDIPSAFVVGYGLDYGERFRTLPYIAVLHES; from the coding sequence ATGAGTTTGCTCCCGGGTGAATGGCTTGAACCTCTGCTGACGGAGGATCAAATCCTCACTCGGGTCAAAGACCTGGCCGCCCAAATCCGCGCCGACTACGGCGACGAAGACGTGCTCCTCGTGGGCGTGCTCAAGGGCTCCTACCTCTTTCTGGCCGACCTCGCGCGCAATCTTGGCCTCAACGCCAGCATCGAATTCGTGCAGGTGAGTAGCTATCACGACCAAAAGTCAACCTCGGGCGTGGTGCAGATCCGCAAGGATGTCGACACCACCATGGAGGGCAAGCACGTGCTCATCGTCGAAGACATCGTGGACACCGGGCTCACCCTCAAGCACCTGAAAGAATTGTTCGAAGTGCGGCGACCCCGCTCCCTGGAAGTTTGCTCGCTCCTACGAAAACCCGAAGCCATTGAGCACGATGCGCTCGTCAAATATGTTGGATTCGACATTCCGAGCGCTTTTGTGGTAGGATATGGCCTAGATTACGGCGAACGGTTTCGAACCCTCCCGTATATTGCTGTTCTCCACGAATCCTGA